A section of the Primulina eburnea isolate SZY01 chromosome 1, ASM2296580v1, whole genome shotgun sequence genome encodes:
- the LOC140841510 gene encoding histone deacetylase 19-like: METGGNSLPSGPDGVKRKVSYFYDPEVGNYYYGQGHPMKPHRIRMTHALLAHYGLLHQMHVLKPNPAREKDLCRFHADDYVSFLRNITPETQQDQLRQLKKFNVGEDCPVFDGLYSFCQTYAGGSVGGAVKLNHGHCDIAINWAGGLHHAKKCEASGFCYVNDIVLAILELLKVHERVLYVDIDIHHGDGVEEAFYTTDRVMTVSFHKFGDYFPGTGDIRDVGFGKGKYYSLNVPLDDGIDDESYQSLFKPIMGKVMELFRPGAVVLQCGADSLSGDRLGCFNLSIKGHAECVKFMRTFNVPLLLLGGGGYTIRNVARCWCYETGVALGVELEDKMPQHEYYEYFGPDYTLHVAPSNMENKNSRHLLEEIRSKLLDYLSKLQHAPSVQFQERPPDTEIQEVDEDYDVAEERGETDFYMDVDDECKPLPGRVKSEFLEAEARHTGDIREGECNGEVDLNPLKPIA, encoded by the exons ATGGAAACTGGGGGCAACTCACTTCCATCTGGACCTGATGGAGTGAAGCGAAAAGTGAGTTATTTCTACGACCCAGAGGTTGGAAATTACTATTACGGGCAAGGTCACCCAATGAAACCACACAGGATTCGGATGACGCATGCTCTTCTTGCCCACTATGGGTTACTGCATCAGATGCATGTTCTCAAGCCTAATCCTGCCAGAGAGAAAGATCTATGCAGATTCCATGCTGACGATTATGTCTCTTTTTTGAGGAACATTACCCCCGAAACACAGCAGGACCAGCTAAGACAGCTGAAGAAATTTAATGTCGGTGAGGACTGTCCTGTGTTTGATGGTCTCTACTCGTTTTGTCAAACTTATGCTGGTGGTTCCGTTGGTGGAGCTGTGAAGTTAAATCATGGGCACTGTGATATCGCTATAAATTGGGCTGGCGGATTACATCATGCAAAGAAATGTGAAGCTTCTGGTTTTTGCTATGTGAATGATATAGTATTGGCTATCTTGGAACTTCTCAAAGTGCACGAG CGAGTTTTATATGTAGACATTGATATTCATCATGGTGATGGTGTTGAGGAAGCATTTTATACTACAGACAGGGTCATGACTGTTTCTTTTCACAAGTTCGGAGATTATTTTCCAGGAACGGGGGATATACGTGATGTTGGATTTGGGAAGGGGAAGTATTACTCTCTTAATGTTCCCCTAGATGATGGAATTGACGATGAAAGTTATCAATCTCTATTTAAACCAATAATGGGCAAGGTGATGGAATTGTTTAGGCCTGGTGCTGTGGTGTTGCAATGTGGTGCAGACTCGCTGTCTGGAGACCGGCTAGGCTGCTTTAATCTCTCAATTAAAGGTCACGCAGAGTGTGTCAAATTTATGAGAACCTTCAATGTGCCACTACTGTTGTTGGGTGGAGGCGGTTACACAATACGTAATGTTGCTCGATGCTGGTGTTATGAG ACAGGAGTAGCACTTGGGGTCGAACTGGAGGACAAGATGCCACAACATGAATATTATGAATACTTTGGCCCAGATTATACTCTTCATGTTGCTCCAAGTAACATGGAAAATAAAAACTCTCGTCATTTACTGGAAGAGATTAGATCCAAGCTTCTGGATTATCTTTCCAAGCTTCAACATGCACCAAGTGTCCAGTTTCAGGAGCGACCACCTGATACTGAAATTCAAGAG GTGGATGAAGACTATGATGTCGCGGAGGAAAGAGGTGAAACCGATTTTTACATGGATGTTGACGATGAATG TAAGCCTTTGCCTGGCAGAGTGAAGAGTGAATTTCTTGAAGCTGAAGCAAGACACACG GGAGACATTAGAGAAGGCGAGTGTAATGGTGAAGTGGACCTTAATCCTCTGAAACCCATTGCTTAG